Genomic segment of Hoplias malabaricus isolate fHopMal1 chromosome 14, fHopMal1.hap1, whole genome shotgun sequence:
atacacattttattttatatgttgaTATAAGACTAAAATATAGGtactttaattatatatatatataattaaagtttatataaGGGAAATATATtctaatatgtaaataaatatatttgaaagcTATACTGCCATGTatcaaatgttttgtttctCACCACAGCTATTTCATTcctattgtaaatatatatttttttcctttcacagGTGAGTTATGGATCATCAAGTGATGACCTAAGCAATAAAATGGTATACACTTCCTTTGTAAGAACTGTGCCTAGTAACAGTGACCTGATCGACATCATCATCCACATTATTAACTGGTTCGACTGGAACTGGGTTGCCTTTATCGGCAGCAAGGATGACTACAGCCTAGATGGCCTGAGCATATTTGATAGGTATACTCGAATCCATAACATCTGCTTGGCCTATCAGGAAACCCTCAGTGTAGACTCAAATTACGAAGTCACCCTTCAGAAAATTGACAAACTCAACATAAGAGTGATAGTGGTGTTTTCTACCGAGTCTGTGGCAACGAAACTCATCCAAACAGCAATAAAGGTCAACATCAGAAACAAGGTTTGGATCGCTGGTGAGGGCTGGTCCATGAACACGCTGCTTTCCCAAGAACCGGGAATCCAAAACATCGGGAAGATTTTCGGCATCACTGAAAAATTTGTGACTTTACCTAGATTTGAAGAGTTCATCTATGAAACGAGGATAAACAGCATCGGTGACGAAGGGCAGCCTCATTCAGATGACAACAAGATCAAGTGTAATCAAGTCTGTGATAACTGCACACTGCTGGGTGCAGCAGAGATTCTGAATGCAAGTTCCACCTACTCTTTTCCTGTTTATGCTGCAATCTACAGCATTGCTCATGCATTACACAACGTTCTACAGTGCAATGCGACTGGCTGCAACAAGAATATCCCAGTTTACCCTTTCAAGGTATGTTACattggaaaaaataaacaactgacTGTTTGCAAAATTACAATCAGTGTAGTTTGAAACCTGCAGTGAGAATGCTGGTGGTAGTAAAGGATTCAGAATTGCTAAAAAGGAATTGGTGGAGGGTTGTATGATACTCAAATCTTACTATTCTCACTGCTCATCTAGGGGCTGCTAGTACTTTTAAAAAGGTAAGTTCAGATTAACTTAATCTTGGCTACTTTAATTgctatttatgtaaaataaaaatgagcaaTGTTACAGAAGAATGCGAAGATCCGTTTTGTGACCAGTTATCTTTAAAATAAGGATACACTCCTCCTTAAAGTAGATGACCACAATTTTAAtccacttttttataaaattcagagaatgtttccacACCATTTCAACGAGTTCCAACGAGTTTGTGTGCATGCTGTAAAAACATCCAGTGTTTGTATGTAGCCCTGGCTCAGCAAAATGGTAAACTATGTGCCTCAGCCCAAACTGGCTCtggaactctctctctccattgccCACTCAGACACGGCCGAGGAACAGCACCTGGAGGCATGTGGATGCtgctccaaacactgaaaagcaggAAATGAGGATGTTTTTTTATTCCTGCTAAATGGATGGGCAACATTGACTTCTTTTTGATTTTACAAGGGgtaactgactccaaattcaggagaccgctgatggcatgaaagtaaacacagaccataagcgctacaaaactacaaagttacaaatttgacaaaagttacaaaacgtacagacaagataaacttcaaacacaaacaagctacagttGGGCTCTTACTGaaactgttccaccttaaaagatgcagaggcTCTGAGTGAATGCAAATTGGAAGGGGGGTATGTTTTGTTGTGAGAACAACAGTACTTCTCCTGAATTGTCTACGTTGCCTTTAACAGACATGACAGACTTACCACTATACATCCACCACTGCAACTAAACAAATTTTCTGGTCTGATTATGAATTTGATTACTTGAATGATTATTTGAATGTACTCAAATCGATTGCCGCAATCAAATTTGCAATATCTCTCAAATTCCAGCGTCCTGcgacttatatatatatgatgtatTCAGTAACTCTGCCTGTCTTATATTCTGCAGCTCCTGAAGCAAATTAAGGAGTTAGATTTTCCTCTCAACGGCCTTCAAGTGAAGTATGACATGAACGGTAATCCACCGGTCAATTTTGCAATTGTTCTCTGGCATCCAGAATCCACTACTCAAGTCTTTAAAGTTATTGGCACATTTGTCACACATCCAAATCCAGTTTTCACCATCGACAACTCTCTTATAAACTGGGATAATAACGGCTCTGTAAGTGAAACTGTATTCACGGCTTACGTCTTCATAATACAGTATATTACAGTATGTTTATTAATGCTAATAATGAACTTAATGTCTCATAAGGTGCCTTTTGGAAAGTGCTCCCCTGAGTGCAAGAAAGGATATCAAAGGGAGAAAGACAGCAGTCATGATTGTTGTTTTGATTGTAAGATATGCCCAACTAACACCTATGTCAACTATACACGTAAGTAATCTGGATCCAGAGTACGGATGAAGTAGttcattgatttaattttataaaatttaatatgACTTTGCATTGGAGACTTTCGGAGTCATGACAAGAAGTTTATGTTCTGTCCtccattttctgtaaaatgGCTTTTATTGAGATACAATGCTCCAAACCAGATGCAATGAATGAAAAGTGTTGATGTTAGATAGTTTTATATtggttttctttactgttttgTTGATGACTTTTGCAGGAGACCCTTACTCCTGTGTCTCCTGCAATTCTGATGAGTGGTCAGAAGAGGGAAGCATATCCTGCCAGAAGCGTATGGTCATGTATCTTGCAGTCACCGAGTCTCTGTCAATATTACTGATGTTTTCCGCTGCCTTGCTGGTACTGCTGTGTATTGTGATCACCATTCTGTTCTTATGGAAGTATAACACCCCTGTGGTGAAGTCTGCTGGAGGCAATATGTGCTTCCTCATGCTGACCTGTTTGATCAACTCCAGTATAAGTGTGTTCTTTTTCTTTGACCAGCCCACGTCActaaaatgtgtcttccgcaacGTGATGTTCTACTTCTTCTACTCTGTCTGCCTTTCCTGTCTAACCATGCGCTCGTTTCAGATTTTCTGTGTCTTCAAAATGGCCAGTAGGTTCCCCAAGGCCTACAAATGCTGGATGAAGTACAATGGTCAGTGGCTGGTCATTGCAATGCTTGCCGTTGTCCAAAGCATCTTTTGTGTCTTATGGGTCACAGTTAAAACCCCAGACCCTTCAGAAGATTATTCTTCTTACAAAGATCAGATCATCCTAGGGTGTTCATCAGGGAATGCAGCCATTATCCAAGTAGTAGTGGCCCTCATTCTGATCCAAAGCATAttctgcttcttcttctcctACATGTGTGCTGACCTGCCCAAAAACTACAATGAAGCCAAGTCCATAACCTTCAGCATGCTCCTCTTCTACATCAGCTGGTGCCTTTACTTTACCGCAAACATGATATCCAAGGCCATATATGTCCAGCTGCTCAATGCAGTGGCACAGCTGTCTAGTCTGTACAGCATCCTGCTGAGCCACTTCATCCCTAAGTCTTACATCATTGTGTTTCAGCCACAGAAGAACACACAGGCTTACTTTCAGACGTCCATCCAGAATTACACCCAAAATATCAGCCGGACGTAAAATCCACACGTTTATCCAAGTTCCTGCATGATTCAGTCATTGAGATGTGAACTAAGTCATTTCATGACCATTTTAACTGGAACAGAAAGCTTGCTCTACAATTTAGGAATCATCTTTGTGCTAAGATGCTATAGCTACTTCATGAAATGATTACGGAAAGTGGTGGAGGTAGGTCTAGATGACATGGGCATGGGCTCAGGGAGGCACTGGGCACCCACAAATTTTGCAACATTTGCATTCTCACATTAATGACCACAATAGGTCGCCACGTGGGTCAAGGAACCCAGTCAGAGTGGACGCCATCTTCTAGTTTGTTAATGGAATTCGTACTTATTTTACTAAAAAGACCATGCCCAtgatttgtacaatgtgtagtTCAAACATGAATTCCTGATGCATTTTCAAATGCTACCCCGTGTGAATAATCACCTTTAACTAACCTCAATGTAAACCTCAGCCAACGTTTAAGCTTCTAAAAGTTAGAATGGCAGGATTTACTCTTGTCTGGGGGGCTGCTTTTAGTAATAGTATTCAACTCAAGTACCTCCAATAGAAGCCATGTGTAGAGGGAGGCTCCTAACTTTCTACAGGACTAATGAGGTTAGTACAATCAGTTCAGGAGGGTGACTTGGGGATTTTAGTGGGTTTCTCCCAAGCTGCTCTACAAAATAGGACCTCAGTGGATACAGATCTTTAGTCTGGTGCTTTCTGCATTGTTTTATTATGATTCTGAGATAAACTTCTGGCCAAAAACTTATGTTTATAGTAAAAAACACATGGATACAAAAACTCTAGTAGACTATGTAGATTCTGTGGCTGTTTTTTTAGCATAAAATAAAGTTAGTGTTGTAAACATTGTGAGCCCTGCTTCCTCTCAGCAACCAACGATTTCACCTTAAATTCACTGAATGACGTTTTCATGACATCACAATGACTGAACTGTGCAGGTGTTTTTTTATAATCCCTCTTATAAACAGGATGCCAGAAAATTCAGGAATAACAACATGCATTCTGGAAGACAGAACCCAGTAGAGTTTAGTACTGTTCCTCTCAAACACATCAGGGAAACACAGCTAAGAATGTGTGTTGAAACAGGTGTCTTTATGAAAGAAATACAATGTGAACGTCataaaaaaataacctaaaagttataaatttaaatattatgatAATACAGAGAGATAATACTGTAAACgttttttgtagaaatagatttctatttattcatattttgctttaatttaaAAGATTTGTTTTAGGGAAATATGTATCTTTAACTGAGTGTATGATTATGTATTTATTCTACAGCCACTTTTTTATTCAGACTGTTGGAACAAAGACAGATACTAGTTCCATGAAAAAGCTTAAAGTCATAgaataaaacactaaaaatgCATCTCTGCCGTTTCCAATAAAATCAACGTTATCATTAATTAGGCAGTCtcttaaacaaaatatattttatccatttgttttgtattttacctttaaaataaccataaaataaacattgttCATCTTTTCATTTCTCAGTTAAACATCTCTTGCTTGTGTTTTCTTCCTGATTTGGGGTGTGTGGGTTGAGTAGATCACGCAAAGGGCAGATGAAAATTCGAGATAAACAGGatgttttaaaattctttaGATAAAATGCTCTTTTTTCTCGTAAATTTGTTTCTCAAAACCTTTGGCCGTTATATCCTCATTTCAAGTTTTTACATTGACAACTGTTCCGTCATCAGACTGGATGCTCCAGCTTTGCCCAAACAGGCTTTGGTCCGGTGGGGTGGACACTGGAGAGGCGGGGGGTGCGGGTTGGAGGGTGTCTGCCTGATTGAGGTAAATTGCCGCTTTGTTTGCTATTCAGAGCGCGAGCTTGCGGAACGGGAGGACGGACCGTGAAGTCGGGAACGAATGCTTTCAATACTGAAACTCAGCGTGGCATATGGCGTTTCCGTCCGCGGGCGCTGACACCAACAAATTGTCGATTTCATACCAATTTTCTGTTCAGAGAAAGACACATACCACCCAACGCGGTTTACTCACTCCGATGCTGCAACACTGACTTTATTGctatcatatttttatttattcattattgatTATTTATATCGGCTCTGCATTATAGTTTTCCCAACCCAACATTCCAtgagcaaattgcaaataatgttgataaataaaaagaataatattACGTTTTtgtatttcctttaataaaaaatatcctACAAATTTGCTAGCCATTTTTTATTGTCGTATGTGTCGGTAATGTGTTAAACtaactgtaaacatttttttctccttcaaATGGAAATGCTAaaatttaataatgaatgctgtTGTGAGTTTTGTAGTGGAGTTTCTACATGCAGCCTAGTACTCTTTGTTTTCAACTGTATTTTATATAATGAAGCAGGTCATCTCCAAAAAAAGTATAGGATAAGGTCATCTGAGAGGAAAACAAATATGAGAACCGCCTGAAAACTATTTAGAAAGTCAATGTCATACAAAATGAAACTAATGGAGTGCTGCTGGGCTCCATTGCAGGGCCGGTTACATTTtgcttaaaatattatatttattaaaatatacaaatacatccaatatatatataggatGGTTAATTTTTTCTTATACGCTGATTTATAGTTGAACTTAGTTTTGTTTGCTTGGACTGTGAAAAGCGACCAACTTCTAAGACAAAACGTTGACAGTGTGGAATAGTAACATCGTGGACTACAAGAAAAGCGACTTAAGTGTTATTCATTGAAAGATTAGCAGCGCTGATACCGCTTAAAATCTTGTATTGACCTAAAAACGCGGAACATTTATACCCCTGACGCTCTTTATGTTATACTCTTTTATACGGAAA
This window contains:
- the tas1r2.2 gene encoding taste receptor type 1 member 2.2; its protein translation is MRFAVEEINNSSTLLPNASLGYEIFNHCSDTQNFPSIFSLISRNGSFPVLRHFNKYLPKVIAVTGPYDSTATITAAPFFMLDLIPMVSYGSSSDDLSNKMVYTSFVRTVPSNSDLIDIIIHIINWFDWNWVAFIGSKDDYSLDGLSIFDRYTRIHNICLAYQETLSVDSNYEVTLQKIDKLNIRVIVVFSTESVATKLIQTAIKVNIRNKVWIAGEGWSMNTLLSQEPGIQNIGKIFGITEKFVTLPRFEEFIYETRINSIGDEGQPHSDDNKIKCNQVCDNCTLLGAAEILNASSTYSFPVYAAIYSIAHALHNVLQCNATGCNKNIPVYPFKLLKQIKELDFPLNGLQVKYDMNGNPPVNFAIVLWHPESTTQVFKVIGTFVTHPNPVFTIDNSLINWDNNGSVPFGKCSPECKKGYQREKDSSHDCCFDCKICPTNTYVNYTRDPYSCVSCNSDEWSEEGSISCQKRMVMYLAVTESLSILLMFSAALLVLLCIVITILFLWKYNTPVVKSAGGNMCFLMLTCLINSSISVFFFFDQPTSLKCVFRNVMFYFFYSVCLSCLTMRSFQIFCVFKMASRFPKAYKCWMKYNGQWLVIAMLAVVQSIFCVLWVTVKTPDPSEDYSSYKDQIILGCSSGNAAIIQVVVALILIQSIFCFFFSYMCADLPKNYNEAKSITFSMLLFYISWCLYFTANMISKAIYVQLLNAVAQLSSLYSILLSHFIPKSYIIVFQPQKNTQAYFQTSIQNYTQNISRT